A single Desulfobaculum xiamenense DNA region contains:
- a CDS encoding DUF5818 domain-containing protein: protein MRMTLGRTGRLVMSLAAFVVLALGATVAQAEEVFRGIVFEAETGLVLGTDDDMVFVLEGRDMSRYVDAYVLVGGNVRVEEDGTQVLDVTRVEFEPETPVQNDDAPYFDELQPPAVEANPQ from the coding sequence ATGAGGATGACGTTGGGACGAACCGGACGGCTGGTCATGAGCCTTGCGGCATTCGTCGTGCTGGCCCTTGGCGCTACCGTTGCGCAGGCCGAAGAGGTTTTCAGGGGTATTGTCTTCGAGGCGGAGACCGGTCTCGTGCTCGGCACGGATGACGACATGGTCTTCGTCCTGGAGGGACGCGACATGAGCCGCTACGTCGACGCGTATGTGTTGGTCGGCGGCAATGTGCGTGTCGAGGAGGACGGAACGCAGGTGCTCGACGTCACGCGTGTGGAGTTCGAGCCGGAAACCCCCGTCCAGAACGACGATGCCCCGTATTTTGACGAATTGCAGCCTCCCGCGGTGGAGGCGAATCCCCAGTAA
- a CDS encoding YitT family protein produces MFTTARNIGKNAFPAIVRDMALLTAGATVTAFACKAMAIPQGLIFGGFSGAGLLLHEATGWLSPGRWLLALNAPFFLVAWRVLGRRFLLYSLYGMFCLGILIDAIPTRMDFSNATIGALATGLVMGVGTGLALLSRGSQGGMDIVGRCLNRWFGIPIGRIYLGFDFALFSAGAIMLGPAPAARSLAVTAAMAFSVEMVLKFFGGWMAHAPASVSAATAPMREAA; encoded by the coding sequence ATGTTTACAACCGCACGCAACATAGGCAAAAACGCATTTCCGGCCATCGTTCGCGACATGGCTTTGCTCACGGCCGGAGCGACCGTGACGGCCTTCGCCTGCAAGGCCATGGCAATCCCGCAGGGACTCATTTTCGGAGGGTTTTCCGGAGCGGGTCTCCTGCTGCACGAGGCCACAGGCTGGCTCTCGCCCGGACGCTGGCTCCTCGCGCTAAACGCGCCGTTCTTTCTCGTGGCATGGCGGGTGCTTGGACGACGGTTCCTCCTGTACAGCCTGTACGGGATGTTCTGCCTAGGCATCCTCATCGACGCCATCCCTACGCGGATGGATTTTTCGAACGCCACCATCGGCGCGCTTGCAACGGGGCTGGTGATGGGCGTAGGAACCGGACTGGCCCTGCTCTCACGCGGATCGCAGGGGGGCATGGACATCGTGGGACGCTGCCTGAACCGCTGGTTCGGCATCCCCATCGGTCGGATATATCTCGGCTTCGACTTTGCTCTGTTCTCCGCGGGAGCAATCATGCTCGGGCCAGCGCCAGCAGCCAGATCACTTGCCGTGACGGCCGCAATGGCCTTCAGCGTGGAGATGGTCCTCAAGTTTTTCGGCGGGTGGATGGCCCACGCCCCCGCAAGCGTTTCCGCCGCCACCGCCCCCATGCGGGAAGCGGCCTGA
- the galE gene encoding UDP-glucose 4-epimerase GalE: MTNILVTGGAGYIGSHTCKLLKAAGYTPVTFDNMVYGHDWAVKWGPLERGDILDRAALDAVFDTYAPAAVIHFAAYTYVGESVENPGRYYRNNVAGTVNLMEAMRDHGCRSIIFSSTCATYGVPERMPMTEDLPQKPINPYGWTKLMIEQVLRDFETAHGISHMALRYFNAAGADPDGEIGEDHDPETHLIPLTVQAGLGLRGPIRIFGDDYPTPDGTAVRDYIHVTDLADAHIRALEVLMEGGASRMLNLGTGHGASVREVVDAVGRVLGQPVPAEMAPRRAGDPPMLVADATRARNELGWVPRHTDIDAIVETACRWHRAHQLG; encoded by the coding sequence ATGACCAACATCCTCGTCACCGGCGGAGCCGGATACATCGGCAGCCACACCTGCAAGCTGCTCAAGGCGGCGGGCTACACCCCCGTGACCTTCGACAATATGGTCTACGGCCACGACTGGGCCGTGAAATGGGGCCCGCTGGAGCGCGGCGACATTCTCGACCGCGCGGCCCTCGACGCCGTCTTCGACACCTACGCCCCTGCGGCGGTCATCCACTTTGCCGCCTACACCTACGTGGGCGAGTCCGTGGAAAACCCCGGCCGCTACTACCGCAACAACGTGGCGGGCACGGTGAACCTCATGGAGGCCATGCGCGACCACGGCTGCCGCAGCATCATCTTCTCCAGCACCTGCGCCACTTACGGCGTGCCCGAGCGCATGCCCATGACCGAAGACTTGCCCCAGAAGCCCATCAACCCCTACGGCTGGACCAAGCTCATGATCGAGCAGGTGCTGCGGGACTTCGAAACCGCTCACGGCATCAGCCACATGGCCCTGCGCTACTTCAACGCCGCCGGGGCCGACCCGGACGGCGAGATCGGCGAGGACCACGACCCTGAGACGCACCTCATCCCGCTCACCGTGCAGGCTGGCCTTGGGCTGCGCGGTCCCATCCGCATTTTCGGCGACGACTACCCAACGCCCGACGGCACCGCCGTGCGCGACTATATCCATGTGACCGACCTTGCCGACGCGCATATCCGCGCGCTGGAGGTGCTCATGGAGGGTGGGGCGAGCCGCATGCTCAACCTCGGCACCGGCCATGGGGCCAGCGTGCGCGAGGTGGTGGACGCCGTGGGGCGCGTGCTCGGTCAGCCTGTCCCTGCGGAAATGGCCCCGCGCCGGGCCGGCGATCCGCCCATGCTCGTGGCCGATGCCACCCGTGCCCGCAACGAGCTTGGGTGGGTCCCTCGGCATACGGACATCGACGCCATCGTCGAGACCGCCTGCCGCTGGCATCGCGCGCATCAGCTCGGCTAG
- a CDS encoding D-alanine--D-alanine ligase — protein sequence MIVAVLYNRPLPGCGAEELDTMVQVRAVSETLRELGHGVYTVPFSLDLPDAAATLRALRPDIVFNLAEGADGKGRFIHFAPALLEDLGLPFTGADSTAMAVSSNKLMAKAHMRSAGLPTPPWRTLPQLDSGEREARGTFIIKSVWEHASIGLEGDCVVEVRSAAALMDAMLRLRGRMGGECFAERFLDGHEYCVAMLDSPNGPQALPPARMRFGGGTGSERVIGYRAKWDEEAPEYDLVRRDFDSCAADAALCRDLTSTALACWKAFGLSGYARVDFRTGAHGEVNIIDINANPCLSPDAGFAAALERAGIPYADAVRRILEAALVWHDAGRSVRRK from the coding sequence GTGATCGTCGCGGTCCTCTACAATCGTCCGCTGCCGGGCTGTGGTGCCGAGGAACTCGACACCATGGTCCAGGTGCGGGCCGTTTCGGAAACCCTGAGGGAGCTGGGGCATGGTGTCTACACCGTGCCCTTTTCCCTTGATCTGCCCGACGCCGCGGCGACGCTTCGCGCCCTGCGGCCGGACATCGTGTTCAATCTCGCCGAGGGTGCGGACGGCAAGGGGAGATTCATCCACTTCGCCCCGGCGCTGCTCGAAGACCTTGGTCTGCCGTTCACGGGTGCGGACAGTACGGCCATGGCCGTCAGTTCCAACAAGCTCATGGCCAAGGCGCACATGCGTTCCGCCGGGCTGCCCACGCCGCCGTGGCGGACCCTGCCCCAGTTGGATTCCGGCGAGCGCGAGGCGCGCGGCACCTTCATCATCAAGTCCGTGTGGGAGCATGCCTCCATCGGCCTTGAGGGCGATTGCGTCGTGGAGGTGCGAAGCGCCGCCGCGCTGATGGACGCCATGCTCCGTTTGCGCGGGCGCATGGGCGGGGAGTGCTTCGCCGAGCGCTTTCTCGATGGGCACGAATACTGCGTGGCCATGCTCGATTCCCCGAACGGGCCGCAGGCCCTGCCGCCGGCGCGCATGCGCTTCGGCGGCGGGACGGGCAGCGAGCGGGTCATCGGCTACCGTGCGAAGTGGGACGAAGAGGCGCCGGAATACGACCTCGTGCGCCGGGACTTCGATTCCTGCGCGGCGGACGCGGCCCTGTGTCGCGATCTGACGAGCACGGCCCTTGCGTGCTGGAAGGCCTTTGGCCTGTCCGGCTACGCGCGGGTGGATTTCCGTACCGGCGCGCACGGCGAGGTCAACATCATAGACATCAACGCAAACCCCTGCCTGTCTCCGGATGCGGGATTCGCCGCGGCCCTCGAACGGGCCGGGATTCCCTACGCCGATGCGGTGCGCAGGATTCTCGAAGCCGCTCTGGTTTGGCACGACGCGGGGCGATCGGTACGTAGGAAATGA
- a CDS encoding acyltransferase family protein, giving the protein MGLLRLLLALSVFEHHSGIAGYDFLKGSSAVQCFFILSGFYMALILNGRYATRPLGVFYANRFLRLMPAYLVTCLLSLVALALFDAHPFMDADYLASVGDWPLPERLALALSSLFVIGQDLLFVTGVDALGHFHFAAGDPAAVKAYTFSLVPQAWSLSVEMLFYLAAPFLVRGGVRRCSAILAAGLALRLSLYALGPAADAFAYRFMPAHLPLFMAGALAHHAYTLIKDRPWACRVGAWLLPFTIAGMLLHGVAPAPWRFPALAVLVASATPFIFALTRDSRTDRLLGDLSYPLYLVHFLCIALWEAAPCELSSAALVLGTAVATLGLYALVDRPIDRWRHRATQALPPAPPDIPLPPFGPEQTLVPAPLHTQTGTPGS; this is encoded by the coding sequence ATGGGTCTTCTCCGACTGCTTCTGGCCCTGTCCGTCTTCGAACACCACTCCGGCATCGCCGGTTACGACTTCCTCAAGGGAAGCTCGGCCGTGCAGTGCTTCTTCATCCTCTCGGGCTTCTACATGGCCCTCATCCTCAACGGCCGCTATGCCACGCGGCCGCTCGGCGTGTTCTACGCCAACCGCTTCCTGCGGCTCATGCCCGCCTATCTCGTCACCTGTCTCCTGTCGCTCGTCGCCCTCGCGCTCTTCGACGCGCACCCCTTCATGGACGCGGACTACCTCGCCTCCGTCGGCGACTGGCCCCTGCCCGAGCGCCTCGCCCTCGCCCTGTCCTCCCTCTTCGTCATCGGACAGGACCTCCTCTTCGTCACCGGCGTTGACGCGCTGGGGCACTTCCACTTCGCCGCAGGCGACCCCGCGGCCGTGAAGGCCTACACCTTCAGTCTCGTGCCGCAGGCGTGGTCCCTATCCGTGGAAATGCTCTTCTACCTCGCCGCCCCCTTCCTCGTGCGCGGCGGGGTGCGCCGCTGCTCTGCCATCCTCGCGGCGGGACTCGCCCTTCGCCTCTCCCTCTACGCGCTCGGTCCGGCGGCGGACGCCTTCGCCTACCGCTTCATGCCCGCGCACCTGCCGCTGTTCATGGCCGGGGCGCTGGCCCATCACGCCTACACGCTCATCAAGGACCGCCCATGGGCGTGTCGCGTCGGCGCATGGCTCCTGCCCTTCACCATCGCGGGCATGCTGCTGCACGGCGTCGCTCCTGCGCCGTGGCGCTTCCCGGCGCTGGCCGTCCTTGTCGCCTCCGCCACGCCCTTCATCTTTGCCCTCACGCGTGACAGCCGCACCGACCGCCTGCTCGGAGACCTGTCCTATCCCCTGTACCTCGTGCATTTCCTCTGCATCGCCCTGTGGGAGGCCGCCCCGTGTGAGCTTTCCTCCGCTGCGCTGGTCCTCGGCACCGCCGTCGCTACGCTGGGCCTGTACGCGCTGGTGGACCGCCCCATCGACCGCTGGCGACACCGCGCCACACAGGCCCTGCCGCCCGCGCCACCGGACATCCCCCTGCCCCCTTTCGGCCCGGAGCAAACGCTGGTCCCCGCCCCACTGCACACGCAAACGGGAACTCCGGGTTCCTAA
- the dksA gene encoding RNA polymerase-binding protein DksA, translated as MTHEEKEYFRRTLTLMLDGISNNGKATIAELSAEGDKLADSTDWASSETLRSMACRLRDREHKMIRKIHEALQRIEEDTYGICEECGEPISTARLRARPVTTLCVECKSLQEEGESRGS; from the coding sequence ATGACGCACGAAGAAAAGGAATACTTCCGCCGTACGCTCACGCTCATGCTTGATGGCATCAGCAATAACGGCAAGGCCACCATTGCCGAACTTTCCGCCGAAGGCGACAAGCTTGCCGACTCCACGGACTGGGCCTCGTCCGAGACCCTGCGTTCCATGGCCTGCCGATTGAGGGATCGTGAACACAAGATGATCCGTAAGATCCACGAGGCGCTCCAGCGCATCGAGGAAGACACCTACGGCATCTGCGAGGAATGCGGCGAGCCGATATCCACGGCCCGCCTGCGCGCCCGCCCCGTCACCACCCTCTGCGTGGAGTGCAAGAGCCTCCAGGAAGAAGGCGAATCCCGCGGCTCCTGA
- a CDS encoding D-alanine--D-alanine ligase, whose translation MRIGITYDLRSDYLARGYSKAETAEFDSPVTIDGIAGALTRAGHEVERVGGLDALIEALAAGRSWDLVFNIAEGMHGYGREAVIPALLEARGIACTFSDPLALAVCLHKPTTKRVVRDAGVPTPEFAVIATMADLDGFALPFPVFAKPVAEGTSKGVTGSSLVHDAAQLAEVCERLLAAHSQPVLVERYLPGREFTVGIVGSGAKAKSIGVMEVLVGGKGGSDAVYCYDTKQEYLDRVTYHLATDAQAQAAAELAVDAWRALDCRDAGRVDVRLDENGQPRFIEANPLPGLHPIDSDLPIICRLGGIEYDTLIRAIVAGACERCGLDGEARTGRIPAAGEVQ comes from the coding sequence GTGAGGATTGGTATCACCTACGATCTGCGCAGCGACTACCTCGCTCGCGGATACTCCAAGGCCGAGACGGCCGAGTTCGACAGCCCCGTGACCATCGACGGCATCGCAGGGGCGCTGACCCGCGCGGGCCACGAGGTGGAACGCGTGGGCGGTCTGGACGCGCTTATCGAGGCGCTGGCCGCCGGACGTAGCTGGGATCTCGTCTTCAACATCGCCGAGGGCATGCACGGATACGGCCGCGAGGCCGTGATTCCGGCGCTGCTTGAGGCGCGTGGCATTGCGTGTACCTTCTCGGACCCGCTGGCGCTGGCCGTGTGCCTGCACAAGCCCACTACCAAGCGCGTGGTGCGCGACGCGGGCGTGCCCACGCCGGAGTTCGCGGTCATCGCCACCATGGCGGACCTCGATGGCTTCGCGTTGCCGTTCCCGGTTTTCGCCAAACCCGTTGCCGAAGGCACGAGCAAGGGCGTGACCGGCTCCTCCCTCGTGCATGACGCCGCGCAGTTGGCAGAGGTGTGCGAACGGCTTCTGGCAGCGCATTCCCAGCCCGTGCTGGTGGAGCGCTACCTGCCCGGTCGCGAGTTCACCGTGGGCATCGTCGGCTCCGGCGCCAAGGCGAAGAGCATTGGCGTCATGGAAGTGCTGGTGGGCGGCAAGGGCGGCAGCGATGCCGTGTACTGCTACGACACCAAGCAGGAATATCTGGACCGCGTGACCTACCACCTCGCAACGGATGCGCAGGCGCAGGCCGCCGCCGAACTGGCCGTGGACGCGTGGCGCGCCCTCGACTGCCGCGACGCGGGCCGCGTGGATGTGCGTCTGGACGAGAACGGACAGCCGCGCTTCATCGAGGCCAACCCGCTGCCGGGCCTGCACCCCATCGACTCGGACCTGCCGATCATCTGCAGGCTCGGGGGCATCGAGTATGACACGCTCATCCGGGCCATCGTGGCCGGGGCGTGCGAGCGCTGCGGCCTCGACGGCGAGGCGCGGACCGGTCGCATTCCCGCGGCCGGAGAGGTCCAGTGA
- a CDS encoding sigma-54-dependent transcriptional regulator, with translation MKRILVATNDRKTPATVSECFDSAPDLDTARDRDSMLHALDRKAYDTLFVDIDFLSLPGPDGNGFAAALSRLWEKNTHLEVVILVTPDRIREAVRAVKAGADNYLTYPVDRVEAKYVVESLYEALKLQTEVDYFRAQVGVGAHTQMVGTRTPAMREAFEKVRLVAPTISTVLLTGETGTGKGVIARLIHALSNRRQGPFVSVHCGAIPDTLIESELFGHEKGAFTSAVKRKLGRFEIAAGGTIFLDEVGTITPSAQIKLLQVLQDRVFQRVGGDVDIPMDARIIAATNIDLEELCEKGGFRKDLFYRLNVFPVNIPPLRDRREDIPMLAEFFLEKLNHMHIKDVRGIHPSVLNAFAAYAWPGNVRELENLIERAFILETSRMLTPESFPSELAANATPAASMPLDLSLPLAEFRERAKENAERHYLKELLALHRGRINRTAEAAGISTRQLRKLLTRYGIHKEEFK, from the coding sequence ATGAAGCGCATCCTTGTGGCTACCAACGACCGCAAGACTCCGGCTACCGTCTCGGAGTGCTTCGATTCCGCACCGGATCTGGACACAGCCAGAGACCGGGACTCCATGCTGCACGCGTTGGACAGGAAGGCCTACGACACCCTGTTCGTGGACATCGACTTCCTGTCCCTGCCCGGACCGGACGGCAACGGCTTCGCCGCCGCCCTCTCGCGCCTGTGGGAGAAAAACACGCACCTCGAAGTGGTCATCCTCGTCACGCCGGACCGCATCCGCGAGGCCGTGCGCGCCGTGAAAGCCGGGGCCGACAACTACCTCACCTACCCGGTGGACCGCGTGGAGGCCAAATATGTGGTGGAGAGCCTCTACGAGGCGCTGAAGCTGCAAACAGAGGTGGACTATTTCCGCGCGCAGGTTGGCGTTGGCGCGCACACGCAGATGGTGGGCACGCGAACGCCCGCCATGCGCGAGGCCTTCGAGAAGGTCCGGCTGGTGGCCCCCACCATCTCCACGGTGCTCCTCACCGGCGAGACCGGCACAGGCAAGGGCGTCATCGCCCGCCTCATCCATGCGCTCAGCAACCGCAGGCAGGGGCCCTTCGTCAGCGTCCACTGCGGCGCGATCCCCGACACGCTCATCGAAAGCGAACTCTTCGGCCACGAGAAGGGCGCCTTCACCAGCGCGGTGAAGCGCAAGCTCGGCCGCTTCGAAATCGCCGCCGGGGGCACCATCTTCCTCGACGAGGTCGGCACCATCACGCCCTCCGCGCAGATCAAGCTACTACAGGTCCTGCAGGACAGGGTCTTCCAGCGCGTGGGCGGCGATGTGGACATCCCCATGGACGCCCGCATCATCGCCGCCACCAACATCGACCTCGAAGAGCTGTGCGAGAAGGGCGGGTTCCGCAAGGACCTCTTCTACCGCCTGAACGTGTTCCCGGTGAACATCCCGCCCCTGCGGGACCGCCGAGAGGACATCCCCATGCTCGCCGAGTTCTTCCTCGAAAAGCTCAACCACATGCACATCAAGGACGTGCGCGGCATCCATCCCTCCGTGCTCAACGCCTTCGCCGCCTATGCCTGGCCGGGCAATGTGCGCGAGCTGGAAAACCTCATCGAGCGCGCATTCATCCTCGAAACCTCGCGCATGCTCACGCCCGAGAGCTTCCCCTCGGAGCTTGCGGCCAACGCCACTCCGGCGGCCAGCATGCCCCTCGACCTCTCGCTGCCGCTGGCCGAATTCCGCGAGCGCGCCAAGGAAAACGCGGAACGCCACTACCTGAAGGAACTCCTCGCCCTGCATCGCGGACGCATCAACCGCACGGCCGAGGCCGCAGGCATCAGCACCCGCCAGTTGCGAAAGCTCCTCACCCGCTACGGCATCCACAAGGAAGAATTCAAATAG
- a CDS encoding chemotaxis protein CheW: MDRHVDGNGLVQLVTFHLGRERYGVEVVRVREIVRMQSITAVPRSPKHVLGVTNLRGSLVSVMDLRMRLGLERIPYGPKTRILIVEAGVQPVGLVVDSVADVMRLPREAMGETSGLLSGSEARCVRSVAEIGDGSLLLELDLDDLLGGEQDEGQVSCVAETSDTASSIGQSGGAGRRAA; encoded by the coding sequence ATGGATAGACATGTCGACGGAAACGGATTGGTGCAGCTGGTGACCTTCCATCTCGGCCGCGAACGCTACGGCGTCGAGGTCGTGCGCGTGCGCGAGATTGTGCGCATGCAGTCCATCACAGCTGTACCCCGCTCCCCGAAGCATGTGCTTGGCGTCACCAATCTGCGCGGCAGCCTCGTCTCTGTCATGGACCTGCGCATGCGCCTCGGCCTTGAACGCATTCCCTACGGTCCCAAGACCCGTATCCTCATCGTGGAGGCCGGGGTGCAGCCCGTGGGGCTGGTGGTCGATTCCGTGGCCGACGTCATGCGTCTGCCGCGCGAGGCCATGGGCGAGACCTCGGGCCTGCTTTCCGGCTCCGAGGCGCGCTGCGTGCGTAGCGTGGCCGAGATAGGCGACGGCTCCCTGCTTCTCGAACTGGATCTCGACGACCTTTTGGGCGGCGAGCAGGATGAGGGGCAGGTGTCGTGCGTGGCCGAGACCTCGGACACGGCCAGTTCCATCGGCCAGTCCGGCGGAGCAGGCCGCCGCGCCGCCTGA
- a CDS encoding GNAT family N-acetyltransferase, whose amino-acid sequence MKKGLDFEFRRTVCEADVETVTSIVTSSGFFTEEEIEIAASLVRERLEFGPSTGYEFLFADAGGQTLGYACYGPTDDDPTLYDLYWIAMQDRLRGYGVGTRILLAVEELVRHGGGTVLRIETSSQPLYTPTRAFYEGHGYTLIDVTEDFYAPGDARCTYTRNVWEPVGGSAPSGAEVING is encoded by the coding sequence ATGAAGAAAGGACTGGATTTCGAATTCCGCCGCACGGTGTGTGAAGCGGACGTGGAGACCGTGACGTCCATCGTGACGTCCAGCGGATTCTTCACCGAGGAAGAAATAGAGATTGCCGCGTCGCTGGTGCGGGAGCGGCTTGAATTCGGTCCCTCGACCGGGTATGAGTTTCTCTTCGCGGACGCAGGGGGACAAACCCTCGGATACGCCTGCTACGGGCCGACGGATGACGATCCCACGCTGTACGATCTGTACTGGATCGCCATGCAGGATCGACTGCGCGGCTACGGCGTGGGTACGCGGATTCTGCTTGCCGTGGAGGAGCTGGTGCGTCATGGAGGCGGTACGGTGCTTCGCATCGAGACGTCGTCCCAGCCGCTTTACACGCCCACCCGTGCCTTCTACGAGGGGCACGGATACACGCTGATCGATGTGACGGAAGACTTCTACGCGCCGGGAGACGCCCGGTGCACCTATACGCGAAACGTTTGGGAACCCGTGGGGGGCAGCGCCCCCAGCGGCGCAGAGGTGATCAATGGATAG
- a CDS encoding KamA family radical SAM protein, with protein sequence MARVSDARGTIESDARAARRKAMVKVEVPVINKTARAFRDAHFPGVDDATWNDWRWQVRNRLSTVEDFRRMLGVNALEAEAIAMQGLRLPVAVTPYYASLLTGLDCSEALRRCVIPAAAELDRSYGECGDPLAEDHDSPVPGIVHRYPDRVLFIATDICSTYCRYCTRSRLVGRKETRALRTRVWDQAIDYVRRTPQVRDVLVSGGDPFLLPDSALEYILSRLRAIPHVEMLRLGTKTPMVLPQRITPALVRMLKRYHPLFVSIHCTHPGELTPEAGQACARLADAGIPLGSQTVLLSGVNDNTETMLALMRGLLKNRVRPYYLYQCDQVEGTAHFRTPLSRGIEIMRGLRGFTSGYAIPHFVVDLPGGGGKTPVLPEYFQGRDGDELIFKNYEGREFRTLDPLPSADTDADRR encoded by the coding sequence ATGGCCAGAGTGAGCGACGCGCGCGGCACCATCGAATCCGATGCCAGAGCTGCGCGGCGCAAGGCCATGGTCAAGGTCGAGGTCCCGGTCATCAACAAGACCGCACGGGCCTTCCGTGACGCACATTTCCCCGGCGTTGACGACGCCACGTGGAACGATTGGCGCTGGCAGGTGCGCAACAGGCTTTCCACCGTCGAGGACTTCCGCCGTATGCTCGGCGTGAACGCCCTTGAGGCCGAAGCCATTGCCATGCAGGGCCTGCGTCTTCCCGTGGCCGTTACGCCGTACTACGCGAGCCTGCTCACCGGGCTCGACTGCTCCGAAGCGCTTCGGCGCTGTGTCATTCCCGCGGCTGCCGAGCTTGATCGCAGCTACGGCGAATGCGGCGATCCGCTGGCCGAGGACCACGATAGCCCCGTTCCGGGCATCGTGCATCGCTATCCGGACCGCGTGCTTTTCATCGCCACCGACATCTGTTCCACCTACTGCCGCTACTGCACGCGCTCGCGCCTTGTGGGCCGTAAGGAAACCCGCGCCCTGCGCACCCGCGTGTGGGACCAGGCCATCGACTACGTGCGTCGCACCCCGCAGGTGCGCGACGTTCTCGTTTCCGGCGGCGATCCGTTCCTGTTGCCCGACAGCGCGCTCGAATACATCCTCTCGCGCCTGCGTGCCATTCCGCATGTGGAGATGCTGCGCCTGGGCACCAAGACGCCCATGGTCCTGCCTCAGCGCATCACTCCGGCGCTGGTGCGCATGCTCAAGCGTTACCACCCGCTGTTCGTGAGCATTCACTGCACGCACCCCGGTGAGCTGACGCCCGAGGCCGGTCAGGCCTGCGCGCGTCTGGCCGATGCGGGCATCCCGCTGGGCAGCCAGACCGTGCTGCTCTCCGGCGTGAACGACAACACCGAGACCATGCTCGCGCTTATGCGCGGCCTGCTGAAGAACCGCGTGCGTCCCTATTACCTGTACCAGTGCGATCAGGTGGAGGGCACCGCCCACTTCCGCACGCCGCTCTCGCGCGGCATCGAGATCATGCGCGGGCTTCGCGGCTTCACCTCCGGATACGCCATCCCGCACTTCGTGGTGGACCTGCCTGGTGGCGGCGGCAAGACCCCTGTGCTTCCCGAGTACTTCCAGGGACGCGACGGGGACGAGCTCATTTTCAAGAACTATGAGGGCCGCGAGTTCCGTACCCTCGATCCCCTGCCGTCCGCCGATACCGACGCGGACCGGCGCTAG